The following coding sequences are from one Paenibacillus tundrae window:
- a CDS encoding PTS transporter subunit EIIC, with protein sequence MNHRQLMSDIVQIAGGEDNIRGVEHELTAITLVLKDRTQADFSILSAQQFTANIYLEGERCRIELESESVALDVFNTLTGSYFVHKIEDGEQETKLEAKRSFSVLHFISDVFRPLLPVILGAGLIKVILGIILLLNQLISDDSMLMDEPIINLLSMIANTPVYLLPVLIAVSTAYRLRSNMYVAATIGGFMFYPEVAMWLNGEKTARLFGVEIISQPTLYSSVPWVILAVCAAAYLERSINRRVPRAFQGIAAAFMSLVILLPVILLILSIVGTFVDDYAGEWISSLVESAPVLAVMLIAAFFSLLMIAGLQYCLFPIIVYEITSAGYSIVLPTMFVAMFGHAGAALAVALRSRRGETKRTAVWSSVVALLGVPEPAIYAVNMSKRIAFYSALLGGGIGGLYMGLTSVSISVISGGFGSLFEIPLFIEEGSLNVLHACIGLAVSFVVAGALTYWLTGRQSTSVKR encoded by the coding sequence ATGAATCACAGGCAACTCATGTCAGACATTGTGCAAATTGCAGGAGGGGAGGACAATATTAGAGGTGTAGAGCATGAACTGACGGCAATCACATTGGTGCTGAAGGATCGGACTCAGGCGGATTTCTCCATTCTCTCTGCGCAGCAGTTTACAGCCAATATTTACCTTGAAGGTGAACGATGCCGGATCGAACTAGAATCAGAAAGTGTAGCATTAGATGTATTCAACACCCTTACGGGCAGCTATTTTGTACATAAGATTGAGGATGGAGAGCAAGAAACCAAGCTTGAGGCAAAGAGATCCTTTTCAGTTTTGCACTTTATATCCGATGTATTTAGACCATTACTGCCCGTGATTCTTGGGGCGGGCCTTATTAAGGTCATATTGGGCATCATTCTACTACTGAATCAACTCATATCTGATGATTCGATGTTGATGGATGAGCCTATAATCAACTTGCTGAGTATGATCGCAAATACCCCGGTATATCTACTACCTGTGCTAATCGCCGTTAGCACGGCTTACCGATTGAGAAGCAATATGTATGTGGCTGCTACAATTGGAGGATTCATGTTCTACCCTGAGGTTGCCATGTGGTTAAACGGTGAGAAAACAGCTCGTTTGTTTGGCGTAGAGATTATCTCACAGCCAACTCTCTATTCTTCCGTTCCATGGGTTATTCTAGCCGTATGCGCAGCAGCATATCTGGAAAGAAGTATCAATAGAAGAGTACCTAGAGCATTCCAAGGAATTGCCGCTGCATTCATGAGTTTGGTGATCCTCTTGCCAGTCATCTTACTTATTCTAAGTATCGTTGGAACATTCGTGGATGATTATGCTGGAGAGTGGATTAGCTCACTTGTGGAAAGTGCGCCCGTACTAGCGGTTATGTTAATTGCTGCATTTTTCTCCCTGTTGATGATTGCTGGATTGCAATACTGTCTATTTCCAATTATCGTTTATGAAATTACGTCTGCGGGCTACTCTATTGTACTTCCTACGATGTTTGTTGCGATGTTTGGACATGCGGGTGCAGCGCTGGCAGTTGCCCTTCGAAGCAGAAGGGGCGAAACGAAAAGAACAGCCGTATGGTCCTCCGTTGTAGCACTTCTAGGCGTACCTGAGCCTGCAATCTACGCAGTGAATATGAGCAAGAGGATTGCCTTTTACTCAGCACTACTAGGTGGGGGTATAGGTGGATTATACATGGGACTTACGTCTGTTAGTATTTCTGTAATTAGCGGTGGTTTCGGCAGTTTGTTTGAAATTCCATTGTTCATAGAAGAAGGCTCATTGAATGTACTGCATGCTTGCATAGGATTGGCAGTATCCTTTGTAGTAGCAGGTGCATTGACTTATTGGTTAACTGGAAGACAGTCTACATCCGTTAAGCGTTAA
- the hcp gene encoding hydroxylamine reductase, with protein sequence MFCYQCEQTPSGGCTVVGVCGKNETVASLQDTMIFALKGIAAYATHARQLGYTDPEVDRITHEALYMTLTNSNFNVQEHIDMAMQVGNAAIRIMDVLDRAHTERFGIPQPITVSQNQIEGHCIVVTGHNLYALEELLRQTEGKGINIYTHSEMLPAHGYPALKKYAHLKGNIGKAWYDQRRLFEQFPGAILATTNCVMPIKGTYADRFFSYEVAGLEGVEKVENDDFSRLIERALSLPVANVQSEQVLTTGYHHETVIGLAPEIIQAVKDGHIRRFFVIAGCDAPGKGGNYYRELATSLPNDTVILTTSCGKFRFNDVDYGTVGDTGIPRYIDLGQCNNSGSTVKIAMALADAFGCSVNELPVSIVLSWFEQKAVAILLGLFSLGIQDIRIGPKPPEFISSGVLEVLVEMFGLKLITTAEEDMNAMLALS encoded by the coding sequence ATGTTTTGTTATCAGTGCGAACAGACGCCTAGTGGGGGTTGTACCGTCGTTGGGGTATGTGGAAAAAATGAAACAGTAGCCAGTTTGCAGGATACGATGATCTTTGCTTTAAAAGGAATTGCCGCTTATGCCACGCATGCACGGCAGTTGGGATATACCGATCCTGAAGTAGATCGGATTACGCATGAAGCTCTATACATGACGCTAACGAATTCTAATTTTAATGTCCAAGAGCATATTGATATGGCGATGCAAGTGGGGAATGCAGCGATACGCATCATGGATGTGCTGGATCGGGCGCATACAGAACGCTTCGGAATTCCACAGCCGATCACGGTAAGTCAGAATCAGATCGAAGGACATTGTATCGTAGTGACAGGACATAATCTGTATGCTCTGGAGGAACTGCTGCGGCAGACCGAAGGTAAAGGCATCAACATTTATACACATTCAGAAATGTTACCTGCACACGGTTATCCTGCACTCAAGAAGTATGCACATTTGAAAGGAAATATCGGTAAGGCTTGGTATGATCAGCGCAGACTGTTCGAACAGTTCCCAGGGGCTATTCTAGCAACGACGAACTGTGTAATGCCGATCAAAGGAACGTATGCGGATCGCTTCTTCTCGTACGAAGTTGCTGGATTAGAGGGCGTTGAGAAGGTAGAGAACGATGATTTCTCACGCTTAATTGAGCGAGCATTGTCATTGCCTGTAGCTAACGTACAATCGGAACAGGTTTTAACTACGGGGTATCACCATGAAACAGTCATTGGGCTGGCTCCTGAGATTATCCAAGCGGTCAAAGATGGACATATCCGCCGATTCTTCGTCATCGCTGGCTGTGACGCACCGGGTAAAGGCGGCAACTATTACCGGGAGTTGGCAACATCTCTCCCGAATGATACGGTAATTCTGACTACTTCCTGCGGTAAATTCCGCTTCAATGATGTGGATTATGGAACTGTAGGCGATACAGGTATTCCGCGCTATATCGATCTGGGGCAATGCAACAACTCCGGTTCTACTGTAAAAATCGCTATGGCTTTAGCTGATGCCTTCGGTTGCAGCGTAAATGAATTGCCTGTCAGCATTGTGCTGTCATGGTTCGAACAGAAGGCTGTCGCGATCTTGCTAGGCTTGTTCAGCTTAGGCATTCAAGATATTCGCATTGGGCCTAAGCCGCCAGAGTTCATTTCATCGGGAGTATTGGAAGTGTTGGTAGAGATGTTTGGTCTGAAACTCATTACAACTGCTGAAGAAGACATGAATGCAATGCTGGCATTGTCTTAA
- a CDS encoding cation-translocating P-type ATPase — MEHYRHSTEETLNEVQSSLNGLTTSEATQRLENVGYNEIKGKDATPVWKLFIENFKDPMVIVLLIAAAVQIVLGHLIESLIIFLVILLNAVISVVQTKKAESSLDALRQMSAPEAKVIRDGQKRTIQARELVPGDIVLLDAGDYVPADGRILESGSLKINEGMLTGESEAAEKHADAIAEEAPIGDRRNMAFSGSLVVYGRGTFVVTGTALQTEIGKIAELIQNAEAKETPLQRKLEAFSKKLGFFILGLSILIFAIEAGRVWLTEGTENIGPSIINALMFAVAVAVAAIPEALSSIVTIVLSLGTNKMAKQHAIIRRLPAVEALGSASIICTDKTGTLTQNKMTVVDYYIPHGTKEEFPDDPKEWSEEERRLLHIAVLCNDSNINQEGKELGDPTEVALIAFSNRVNKDYNEIRDQFPREAELPFDSDRKLMSTVHTFEGQTALLTKGGPDVLFSRCTHVFIHGEVQPLTPEIRTQFEEKNEAFSKRAFRVLAYAYKRFDDKKQVTTEDEHDLILVGLTAMIDPPREAVYSSIEESKKAGIRTIMITGDHKTTAQAIGIDIGLAKPDDIAITGSELDKMSDEELDQKLEQISVYARVSPENKIRIVRAWQRKGKIAAMTGDGVNDAPALKQADIGVAMGSGTDVAKDAAAMILTDDNFVSIVNAVSVGRMVFDNIKKAIAYLFAGNLGAIIAILFALVVGWVNPFTALQLLFINLVNDSLPAIALGTEKAEPDVMRRKPRDINEGIFAGGTLQAVITRGILIGVAVIISQYIGLGISEEISVAMAFTTLILARSLQTFAARSNTQTIFQVGFTTNKWVLGSIFVCLCLYGITLIPGVRGIFAIPDAFGWYEFLIAGGLALAAVILMDLFKWIRNRGKATSVA, encoded by the coding sequence TTGGAACATTATAGACACAGTACAGAGGAGACACTTAATGAGGTACAGAGTTCACTGAACGGACTCACGACCTCTGAAGCAACCCAAAGACTCGAAAACGTTGGATACAATGAGATAAAAGGAAAAGACGCCACACCTGTGTGGAAGCTGTTTATTGAGAATTTTAAAGATCCCATGGTTATTGTCCTGCTCATCGCTGCTGCGGTACAGATTGTGCTCGGGCATCTGATTGAATCACTCATTATATTTCTGGTCATCCTGCTGAATGCCGTTATTAGTGTCGTGCAGACGAAGAAGGCAGAGAGCTCTCTTGATGCCTTACGGCAAATGTCAGCACCAGAAGCCAAGGTCATTCGTGATGGTCAGAAAAGGACAATTCAAGCTAGAGAGCTAGTCCCGGGTGATATCGTTCTGCTTGATGCTGGGGATTATGTACCCGCAGATGGTCGCATTTTGGAATCGGGAAGTCTGAAAATCAATGAAGGCATGCTAACAGGTGAATCCGAAGCTGCGGAGAAACATGCCGATGCTATCGCAGAAGAGGCGCCCATTGGAGACCGGCGTAATATGGCATTCAGTGGATCACTCGTCGTGTATGGTCGAGGAACCTTTGTCGTAACAGGTACCGCACTTCAAACGGAAATCGGCAAAATCGCTGAACTCATCCAGAATGCTGAAGCTAAGGAAACACCATTGCAGCGTAAATTAGAGGCTTTTAGCAAAAAACTAGGCTTCTTCATTCTTGGCCTATCCATTCTGATCTTTGCCATTGAAGCAGGACGGGTCTGGTTAACGGAAGGTACGGAGAACATTGGCCCATCCATTATCAATGCCCTAATGTTTGCTGTTGCGGTAGCTGTTGCAGCGATCCCTGAAGCGTTATCCTCCATCGTAACAATCGTTCTATCGCTCGGAACAAATAAAATGGCTAAACAACATGCCATCATCCGTCGTCTGCCTGCGGTAGAAGCACTTGGGTCAGCTAGCATCATCTGCACAGACAAGACAGGAACCCTCACCCAAAATAAAATGACAGTCGTGGATTATTATATTCCGCACGGTACGAAAGAAGAGTTCCCGGATGACCCAAAAGAGTGGTCTGAAGAGGAGCGTCGTTTATTACATATTGCCGTGCTCTGCAATGACTCTAACATTAATCAGGAAGGGAAGGAACTCGGTGATCCGACAGAGGTTGCGCTCATTGCTTTTAGTAACCGAGTAAACAAGGACTACAACGAAATTCGTGATCAGTTTCCACGTGAAGCCGAGCTTCCTTTCGATTCAGATCGTAAATTGATGAGCACCGTGCATACGTTTGAAGGACAGACTGCTCTATTGACCAAAGGTGGCCCTGATGTTCTGTTCAGCCGCTGTACTCATGTGTTTATTCATGGCGAAGTTCAGCCGTTGACACCAGAGATTCGTACACAATTTGAAGAGAAAAACGAAGCCTTTTCCAAACGTGCATTCCGGGTTTTGGCATATGCCTACAAGAGGTTTGATGATAAAAAGCAAGTTACTACTGAGGATGAACATGATCTGATCCTTGTCGGTCTAACGGCTATGATTGACCCGCCCCGTGAAGCGGTATATAGCTCTATCGAAGAGTCCAAAAAGGCGGGTATCCGTACGATTATGATTACGGGTGACCATAAAACAACCGCTCAAGCCATCGGTATCGATATCGGGCTTGCTAAGCCAGATGATATAGCTATTACAGGCAGCGAACTAGACAAAATGTCCGATGAGGAGCTAGATCAAAAGTTAGAGCAAATTTCGGTATATGCGAGGGTATCGCCGGAAAACAAAATTCGCATTGTACGTGCATGGCAGCGTAAAGGCAAAATTGCTGCAATGACCGGAGACGGGGTCAACGATGCCCCTGCCTTGAAGCAGGCCGATATCGGTGTTGCGATGGGAAGCGGAACCGATGTGGCCAAAGACGCCGCAGCCATGATTTTGACGGATGATAATTTTGTATCCATCGTGAATGCGGTGAGTGTGGGACGGATGGTATTTGATAATATCAAAAAAGCGATTGCGTACCTGTTTGCTGGTAACCTAGGTGCCATTATCGCGATCCTGTTTGCACTGGTGGTCGGTTGGGTCAATCCATTCACTGCTCTGCAACTGCTCTTCATCAACCTGGTCAATGACTCTCTACCTGCCATTGCGTTAGGCACCGAAAAAGCCGAACCTGATGTGATGCGACGGAAACCACGCGATATCAATGAAGGTATCTTTGCCGGTGGAACACTACAGGCTGTTATTACACGTGGGATTCTGATCGGGGTTGCCGTCATTATATCCCAGTATATTGGGCTGGGTATCTCTGAGGAGATCAGTGTGGCGATGGCCTTTACAACACTGATTCTAGCACGTAGTTTACAGACGTTTGCGGCACGTTCTAATACGCAGACTATTTTTCAAGTAGGTTTCACAACGAACAAATGGGTACTTGGCTCCATCTTTGTGTGCCTATGTCTGTATGGAATCACGTTGATTCCAGGTGTGCGCGGCATCTTCGCTATCCCAGATGCGTTTGGCTGGTATGAATTCCTCATTGCCGGCGGGCTTGCTCTTGCCGCAGTCATTCTAATGGATCTATTCAAATGGATTCGTAATCGAGGTAAAGCTACAAGCGTCGCTTAA
- a CDS encoding MFS transporter has translation MKDHIVMPLWTCCLFIVVMNTTMFNVSLPIIIHDLQITSDLGSWVISSYSIGYALSTVIYSRLSDRIPVRKLLTIGLLILGLSSLLGLFAHSFAVLLLTRILQSAGAGVMAGLGLVIASRYIPLERRGAAIALISSGSAMAFGLGPIVGGLISEYWGWNGLFAITVLVLIALPVLLYFLPNETTKTDQPFDTTGAILTTLNAVTLLVAITQQSLLWFTVGILSLVVHILYIRRAKLSFINPQVFKAPGYTRLVMIGFCVLVVNLGNLFLMPLVLADLFARSSLAIGLLIAPGAIVAAFMARYIGRWIDQYGNMRFLIIGHVLLAAVLTLFMLGLHQSAFVITAGYLFFSPAISASMSSLNNEASRILPKSQIGSGMGLLQLVQFFGGSVSVAACGLLLHKIPHVTVEQAYHYVYGCLLIVAVVSLVLVIFHHRASRPTSPAFLSNNS, from the coding sequence ATGAAAGATCATATTGTCATGCCACTGTGGACATGCTGCCTATTCATTGTGGTGATGAATACCACGATGTTTAACGTATCACTACCTATCATTATTCATGATCTGCAAATTACGTCTGACTTAGGTTCCTGGGTCATTTCCAGCTACTCCATCGGATACGCTTTATCTACGGTAATCTACAGCCGATTGTCGGATCGGATTCCGGTACGTAAGCTGTTAACCATTGGGCTGCTCATTCTAGGGCTGTCTTCCTTACTCGGTCTATTTGCTCATAGCTTCGCCGTGTTATTGCTCACTCGGATTCTGCAATCTGCTGGAGCAGGAGTTATGGCCGGCTTAGGACTCGTCATCGCAAGTCGTTACATTCCACTGGAGCGAAGAGGAGCTGCCATTGCTCTAATCTCCTCCGGTAGTGCTATGGCCTTTGGTCTTGGCCCAATCGTCGGTGGATTAATCAGTGAATATTGGGGCTGGAACGGGCTCTTTGCGATTACCGTTCTCGTGTTAATTGCGCTACCCGTACTGCTCTATTTCCTGCCAAATGAAACGACCAAGACGGATCAGCCTTTTGATACAACGGGTGCCATTCTCACGACACTGAACGCAGTAACATTGTTGGTCGCGATCACTCAGCAGTCGCTCTTATGGTTTACGGTAGGCATCCTGTCTCTTGTGGTGCACATTCTATATATTCGCAGAGCGAAGCTGTCGTTTATTAATCCACAGGTTTTTAAGGCTCCAGGCTACACACGATTAGTCATGATTGGCTTTTGTGTGTTGGTGGTTAACTTAGGCAATCTGTTCCTCATGCCCCTTGTGCTCGCTGACCTGTTCGCACGTTCTTCCCTGGCAATCGGTCTGCTTATCGCGCCTGGAGCGATTGTCGCTGCATTTATGGCTAGATATATAGGACGCTGGATTGATCAATACGGAAATATGCGCTTTCTGATCATCGGACATGTATTGCTTGCCGCTGTGCTTACGTTATTTATGCTTGGATTGCATCAATCGGCATTTGTTATTACAGCAGGTTATTTATTTTTCTCTCCTGCAATTTCGGCGTCCATGTCATCACTCAATAACGAAGCATCACGTATCCTGCCCAAATCGCAGATTGGTTCAGGCATGGGTCTGTTACAGCTTGTTCAGTTCTTCGGCGGCTCGGTATCTGTTGCAGCTTGTGGTTTGTTGCTCCATAAAATTCCACACGTTACAGTTGAACAGGCTTACCATTATGTCTATGGATGTCTGTTGATCGTTGCTGTTGTTTCGCTGGTGCTTGTAATCTTCCACCATCGGGCATCCCGCCCCACATCTCCTGCATTTCTGTCGAACAACTCCTAG
- a CDS encoding SMI1/KNR4 family protein, which yields MNIADITNIQNHYGVVFPQEYLDFQQTNSGSSFNLLDSGEVLDWQIRFSVLDDQFITNNIQMVDEVNPDPKRIIPIAWSVSSGNNYLLDYRKHSASPAILIMEHEEAIVWEDAESETDTPEEAQRLMEGNVREIADSFASFLAKLKVDQAL from the coding sequence ATGAATATAGCTGACATTACTAATATACAGAATCATTACGGCGTTGTATTCCCACAGGAATATTTGGATTTTCAGCAGACGAACAGCGGTAGTTCCTTCAATCTGTTGGATAGCGGAGAGGTATTAGATTGGCAGATTCGCTTCTCTGTATTGGATGACCAGTTCATCACGAATAACATTCAGATGGTAGACGAGGTGAATCCTGATCCGAAGCGTATTATCCCAATCGCATGGAGTGTCAGTAGTGGCAATAACTATTTACTGGATTATCGTAAACATTCAGCGAGCCCGGCTATTTTAATTATGGAGCATGAAGAAGCTATCGTGTGGGAAGATGCCGAGAGTGAGACAGATACACCGGAGGAAGCTCAGCGGTTAATGGAGGGAAATGTGAGAGAGATTGCCGACAGCTTTGCGTCGTTTCTGGCAAAGCTGAAGGTAGATCAAGCTCTCTAA
- a CDS encoding DUF2625 family protein, with translation MQKLSVHELLDLENDAWPELKQLLEEGSNTYTVIPVQRSKGEEAIYGLQVSTRSYLGAIAYETGGILVDHGWITLLGAETEQIVGSLTSWNGLSDRPALEALEGMLVVAYDVAGGFFAMDAGKFEGSGHIYYFAPDTLEWESTELTYSEFMNWLAHGDLEQFYQTFRWQDWQNDMSQLQQGQVFAYYPPLWTKEGGGQTSQKTPVAITEAWKIARGER, from the coding sequence ATGCAGAAATTATCGGTACATGAACTACTGGATCTGGAGAACGATGCATGGCCTGAACTCAAGCAGCTATTGGAGGAAGGCAGCAATACGTATACCGTTATTCCAGTACAACGGAGTAAGGGCGAAGAGGCGATCTATGGTCTCCAAGTGAGCACAAGATCTTATCTTGGTGCCATAGCCTATGAAACAGGAGGTATTCTGGTGGATCATGGCTGGATTACCTTGCTTGGCGCTGAGACCGAACAGATCGTGGGAAGTCTGACAAGTTGGAATGGGCTCTCAGATCGCCCCGCTCTAGAGGCACTCGAAGGGATGCTGGTCGTTGCATATGATGTCGCTGGCGGATTCTTTGCAATGGATGCCGGGAAATTCGAAGGAAGCGGTCACATATACTATTTCGCACCAGATACGTTGGAATGGGAATCGACGGAACTTACGTACTCTGAATTTATGAACTGGTTAGCGCATGGAGATCTGGAGCAGTTCTATCAGACATTTCGCTGGCAGGATTGGCAGAACGATATGAGCCAGCTACAGCAAGGACAGGTGTTTGCTTATTATCCACCCCTTTGGACCAAGGAAGGTGGAGGTCAGACAAGTCAAAAAACACCCGTTGCGATCACGGAAGCCTGGAAAATAGCGCGGGGTGAAAGATAA